The genomic segment GCAGCACTGGTTTCCCAGTTGGGACTGGCACAGCCAATCTTGAAAAGAAAACGGGTCCTAAAGCCACTCCAAGGGAGAGCTCCGTCTCCCTCAAGAAATAGCCTAGCCATATGAAACTGCTGGGACTGGGCCATTTGTTTCATCAGCTAGCATTACCCACCCTGACTAACAAACAGATCATGCTCTGCATGACATGCTGGGAAATTACCTACCCATTCCCCTGTTCCTGAGTATCTGCTAATGGCAAGAAGTCTGGGAGGTGCTATTTACAGCTGAGAGAAGGAGTCACCTGTTGGACCATGAGCTTCTCAAATTCCTCCACAATCTCAGGCAAGCTAAGCCATTTGACTCCTGGTAAAAGCCCCAGGGCTTGGCTGCCAATCTTCATCAGCTGTAAATCCATGTACACTTGAGTGAGCAGGCCAGGGTGTAACACCTGCCAGAAAGAACCATGAGACAAGACAGAATCAGGAGAGAGCATTTTACCGAGCATTGGCTCCCACCTTCAAAAGAACCCGAGTGCCTCTCCTCAAAACAAAGGGCAGTAACACAATACCCACGATGCTCTTGGGTAGTAGTCCCTCCTCCCCAGAAGTAGCAAAACCCaagttgggtttgttttttttttttctttttccctccctcagaCTATTCACACCACCACTCCCTAAAGTCAGGAAATGAAACCTGGGCTTATTGTGGAGGAATACACCTTGAaccccagcacacgggaggcagaggcaggcagatctctggggtctaccctagtgagctccaggatgaCCAAgggagctacagagtaagactctaCCAAagaaaccaccaccaccccaccccaccactacccacccccaaaaaaaagtaaaagaaaagggaacaacTTGAGCCTGGAGGCCTAGTAGCACTGGTGATCCCTGACCTGCCTGGGAAACTAACTTAGCAAGTTCTTGTCTCCAAACAAAAGGTAGAATGAAGAAGCCTCACATTATAGCTCAGTGGCCTAGCTTGTGTGAACTAAATTTGATTCCACCCTAGGTGCAATCCTCACTGGGGAGTGGAATATGAAACAGTTTACCTTTAACAAGCATTGGCTGAGCTAACCAGAATACAGGTTGAGCAGCCCtaaccaaaacccaaaactgaAAATAGCCCCAAATCAGAAACTTTTTAAGGACTGAccttaaaaagtgaaaaattccAAATCTGACCTCAGGGGATGGGTTGAAGTCCTAACAAAGGTGGCACTAAAAATATTGCAAGAAATACACGTGTCTACATGCATAAGGGTGTGTGTGCTATAAATGAATTTCATACTTCGTATTTAGACTTGGGTCCTATACCAGGATAGCTCATCAAAGACTTGCAAGGTAGGTTGATCAAAGATGGGGTGCCCCAGACTGAGGCTGTGAGAACACTTACTTTCACTGCTACGGGGATGAGGTGATCTGACTTAGGCGGAGGGCCAGGAACCTGAGAGGTGTCCACTTCTGACCTAACAAGGTCAGCTTTAGGGAGCAGCAGCTTTTCTAGAAATGCTTCATCGGCAAGGTTTTCTGAAGGCTTCCATTCCTTCGACAAGGGCTGTCTCTGCATCCCGACTGCCCCGGTTCCTGAGGACAGCTGTGAGACAGAGAGGTCCCCGAGTCTCCAGATTCTGTCCTCCAGCAAGGCAGTGCTAGCGAATGCTTTGTACACTTGTGCCACACAACCTGAACCCACAGGTTCCTGGGTATCAAAAAAGAGGAGGCTGCCCCAGTCCTCTCCAAATGCCTGCTGGAGTAAGCATTCCGTGTGGGCCCAAGGGTGGGGGTCACCTGGACATGCAGCTTGGAGAACTGGACACAGAAAGCCTCTGAAAAGAGATCGCGCCGGGTGCCGGCCCATTGGCCCAATTTGATATATGTTGGACCCGAGGTCTCTGTGGCTTTCAAAAGTAGGTGGAGCCAGAGGGTGGAGACGCTAGGAGCCAGGTAGGTGAGAGGGTACAAGACCAGGAGGGGCAAGAATTTCGCCAAGAGAACGCCAGCGCGGAGCCCTAGGCGGAGACACAGTAAGACACGGGCCAGAGGCCCTGCTTGGGTCACTTCCACGCGTCCATTTTCAGCCAGGTCACTCCAGTGGGTCTTTCGTTGGCACAAGCTGCCAGACGCCCCCTCTCCAACATTCCCCTGGGCTGAGATAAATTTGGGCAAAGTACCCAGCAGAAACCAACATAGTCTGGCATTGCGAGAGCACCCCAGGGGTCTGGAAAGGCCAAGTTCCTTCCCGAACTCAAAGCCTCTGAAGTGTGACAAGCAGACCCTGACCGACAGACGCCAGAGGGTTACCATCCTCGCCAGGCCCCCAGGCCTAGGCGGCTGCCCTCTACTTAAGAAGCAGCCATTTGTGGAGATGCTCCGGCAGAGGCGAGGATAAGACGGACCGACCCCCGCCCCCTCCAAGGGCCGCTGCCTAAGCCCGGCCGGGCCCCGGGCGGGCGGCGACCTGAACCAGGGACCGCGGGTGACGCGGGGTCAGCACGCGCGGGGCTGTCTGGTGCCAGATCGCAGAGTGCCACCGAGCGCCAGGGGTGGAGGGGCGGGCCCGTGGCCTGCAGCGGACGGCGGGGCCTCACGGAGCCGCAGGGAGGCGGGGGCACCGTCCAGGCGCCCCGGACGCGGCGGGGGACACACCCCGAACCCCTCGGGGACCAGCCCGAGGTGGTAGCCGCAGCCAGGCAGAGCACTCGGCTCCGAGGCCCGCGCCGCCGGCGACTTCCGGTACCTGGCTCCGCCCTCTCCGCCCAGGACACGCTCCTTAAAGGGGCCGAGGCACGAACCCGGGCAACGCACCGAGTCCCTGAAGGGATTTAGCAGAAAACACGGAAGCACCCTCTTCCGTGACCTCCTTTTCCCTGTCCGCCTCTCCTTTTCGGAGCTTCGTAGTTTAAGCCTTAAAAAATGTTAAACCGCACAATGGATTGCAGGTGTGTCCAACGGAAGGAGATCTTTTCAACCGTTGGGTGTGGGTCTTGGATTCTTGAATCCCAGGCTGCAAAGACTGAGCGGTGGTGTTTAGACCTTAGGGAATGACTTATACATTTGACTAATACTTAATG from the Onychomys torridus unplaced genomic scaffold, mOncTor1.1, whole genome shotgun sequence genome contains:
- the LOC118576459 gene encoding LOW QUALITY PROTEIN: uncharacterized aarF domain-containing protein kinase 2-like (The sequence of the model RefSeq protein was modified relative to this genomic sequence to represent the inferred CDS: inserted 1 base in 1 codon), translated to MVTLWRLSVRVCLSHFRGFEFGKELGLSRPLGCSRNARLCWFLLGTLPKFISAQGNVGEGASGSLCQRKTHWSDLAENGRVEVTQAGPLARVLLCLRLGLRAGVLLAKFLPLLVLYPLTYLAPSVSTLWLHLLLKATETSGPTYIKLGQWAGTRRDLFSEAFCVQFSKLHVQVXPHPWAHTECLLQQAFGEDWGSLLFFDTQEPVGSGCVAQVYKAFASTALLEDRIWRLGDLSVSQLSSGTGAVGMQRQPLSKEWKPSENLADEAFLEKLLLPKADLVRSEVDTSQVPGPPPKSDHLIPVAVKVLHPGLLTQVYMDLQLMKIGSQALGLLPGVKWLSLPEIVEEFEKLMVQQVTPSLSCK